Part of the Allofrancisella frigidaquae genome is shown below.
GCAAAATTAGTTAGGTATATATAAAGTACTCTGATATAAATCCTGCATTTTCAAGTATTTTATGTATAACATATACTGAAATGGTATAATTTGCTTAGTATTTACCAAATAATGTGATTTAGATCATATGCCAAAAGAAAAAGCTCTTGAAATAGTGAATCTGAGTAAAATTTATAAAAGTGGGTTAAAGGCAGTTGATGAGATTAGCTTTAATGTAGAAAAAGGAGATTTTTTTGCTTTGTTAGGTCCAAATGGAGCAGGTAAATCTACTACTTTAGGGATGATATCTTCACTTGTAAATAAAACGTCTGGAAAAATTAAAATATTTGGCTATGACATAGATACTAATTTTAATCAGGCTCGTAAGCACTTAGGTTTTATGGCACAGGAGATTAACTTAAATATCTTTGAGACACCTATTAGCATCTTAATAACTCAAGCTGGCTTTTTTGGTATTTCAAAAAAACAAGCGAAACCATATGCTGAGGAACTATTAAAAAAAGTAGATTTATATGATAAACGTAATACACAAGTGAGGTTTTTGTCTGGAGGTATGAAAAGAAGGCTCATGGTTATTAGAGCTTTAATTCATAAACCTAAGTTGCTGATATTAGATGAGCCAACAGCAGGTGTTGATGTTGAGCTTAGGAATTCTCTTTGGGAAATGATTTCTCAGTTTCATAAAGAAGGTTTAACTGTGATTTTAACTACACATTACTTAGAAGAGGCTGAGTCTATGTGTAACCATATTGCTTTGATTCATAAAGGAAAATTGCATATAAACACAGATATGAAAACCTTTCTAAAATCAGCAGATAAACATACGTATATTTTTGATTTAAAATCTAAATGTAATGATGATATACAGCTTGAATCTGGAATAGCTAAACTAATAGATGATTACACTTTAGAGGTAGAAGTAAGCAGGGGAGCTGTTTTAAATAATATTTTCTCTGAGTTGAGTACAAAACATAATTTAGAAGTTTTAGATGTTAGAACCAAATCAGCTAAACTAGAACAGCTATTTATAGAGGTAGCAAGAAATAAGTAGGTGGGTAAAATGAGCATTCGAGATTATTGGATAATGTATGTAACAATTTTTAATCGTGAGAGTAAAAGGATTTTTAGAATTTGGCCACAAACTCTTTTACCTTCGGTAATTACAATAGTTTTATATTTTTTGATATTTGGTAAAGTTGTAGGAGCCCGTATAGGTGATATGCATGATGGTATTACTTATATGCAGTATATTACTCCAGGTTTAATAATAATGGCTGTGATCCAGAACTCTTATGGTAATGTGGTTAGCTCATTTTTTGGGATACGCTTTAGTAGAGCAATAGAGGAGCTTTTAGTTTCACCAGTTAATAACCATATTATTGTACTTGGGTATATTTCTGGTGGAATATTTAGAGGATTTTTAGTTGGAGTTTTTGTAAGTATAGCGGCTTTTATTTTAGGTGGTTTTACTACTATTCATAGCTTTGTTTTAGTGTTAGCTGGATTTATATTTTGTGGAGCATTATTTTCTTTGGGCGGATTGCTAAATGCTATATTTTCACAAAAGTTTGATGACACTACTATTTTCCCAACATTTGTACTTACGCCTCTTATTTACTTAGGTGGTGTTTTTTACGATATAAATAATCTATCAGGATTTTGGCACTTTTTATCAGCGTGTAATCCCCTATTTTATATAGTTGATTTTGTTAGATATGGCTTTATAGGTATTTCTACGGTAAACCCATATATAGCATTTTCTGCAATAGTTATTTTTACCTTTGTTTTATACTATCTAGCTTGGTATTTGTTAAACAAAGGTATTCGTTTAAAGCCGTAATTTTTTATTAATTGGTTTTACCTCCAGAATACACTTTTCTAACTATGTATAAAGGACGCTGTTTTGTTTCTATAAATATCCTACCTATATAGCTTCCAAGCATGCCTATACCAATCATTTGTAGACCACTAAAAAATAGTATAAAAGTAACTAATGATGGATAACCTGGTACACTTATACCAAAAATTAAAGACTTTAGTATGATAAAGGAACCATACACAAAGCTCATTAAAGCAATAAATACTCCTAAATAAGACCATATTTCTAGAGGTGCTTTACTAAAGCTAGTAATTCCATCTATAGAAAATTTGAATAGTTTCCAATAATTCCATTTAGTTTGCCCAGCAGCACGTCCCTCCCTAGTATGGTAGACAAGCTTTTCATGAAAGCCTATCCAACTAAGTAAACCTTTATTAAAACGTACTTTTTCTTTAAGCTCTAAGAAAGCATTAATAGCTGCTCTGTTTAATAATCGATAATCACCAGCATTTGGCGTTAGTTTAGTTTCACTTATTCTATTCATTAACTTATAAAAAAGCCCCGCAGAACCTTTTTTTGCAGCAGTATCTGTATCTCGATTTTCTCTGACAGCTGTAACAACTTCATAGCCTTTTAACCAATAGTCTACCATTTCTAATATTAATTCAGGTGGGTCTTGTAGGTCAGCATCTATAGAGATAGCAGCATCTCCGTTACAGTTTGCAAAACCTGCATAAAGGGCTGATTCTTTGCCAAAGTTACGTGATAAGTCTACGATTTTTATCTCGTTATGGTTTTTTTGTTTCTCTAAAAGTAGCTCTAGTGTGCTATCTGTACTACCATCATTGACAAATATTAATTCATATTTGGTTGGTAATTGCTCAGCTATAGGTATAAGCCTTGAAAAAAGTTGCTCTAAACCTTCTGACTCATCTTTGACAGGTATTATTATGCTAGTTAGTAAATTTTTCTTATCCATTATTAAGTACTTGATTTATATTTGTAGCTAATACTTTAGCTTGTATATTTCTAAAAATCCATACAAGTTTAGTTGATAAAAGTTTTTTTGAAGTATATTGCAATAGAGCTACCAAGTCCTATTTTTATAGCATTTCCTGCAAAAATTTAATAAGCCGTATCAAATTTACCCTGTATGAAAAGTATTTTTTTTTAATATAATAGTTATTTAAAACTCGGCCTATTAAATTTGTTTGGAACCAGTATAAAAATCAACAAGCTAGATGTGTTTTTATACTAGTTCTTAGCAGTTAGATAACAGATATGAAATTAATAAATAATGTTGTTTTAAATTTTCATAGAGCAGAGAAATTGACTAACAACCTAAAGGAAAGTTTATGCTATATACTTGTAACTCATGTAACTATCAAACTGTATTAGAGCGGAATGATGATTTTACCAATTGTCCGAAATGTTTAAAAGGAACGCTGACTATAGCAAATGCTGAGCAAATTAGCAACAAATATAAAAATGAGTTTACCAAAAACAGGTCTGAGCTAATGAGAAATGTTGCTAAACAAGCTCAAATTCCTATTTTACCCGGTCAGGACTTTGACGTATTTGACCTTCATGCATACCAACCACTTTTGCCTTTATTACAAAACCCTAAGGCTTCACAAATACACTGGCTATATCCGTTAAATAAAAAGAAAGTTATAAATTCTAATACTAACTTCATTAATGTCGTAAATGATGATAGCATTTATTTAAGTGTGGGAAGTGGCCTTGTATCAGGAAGAGAAACTATTAGGTTAAACCCTCAGTCGCTTGAATTGCTTAAGGCTTATGATAATCTTAAACAATATCTGGTGAAAAAAATAAATGAATTGAAACCTAATTCTCCATCATATGTAACTCAAGTGTTAAATTCTTTACAAGTTTTTGTTTGTCAACTACTGCCAAATAATGATGAAAAACAAGTGGATAACTTCATATTAGGGTATTACAATAATAGGAGAGATCCCAAGACCCATCGGTTGTTAGCAACCAATGGTTATACTAGTGGGTTTGTAATGGACCTTGAAATATTTATACAAAATAAGATAGGTGTTTGTCGACATAGAAATTTGCTAAGTGCTTTTCTTTTAGCTAAATTTATATCAGAAATTAACTTAACGCCAGCTATGCATTTGCAACAAAGGTACCTTATTTCTGAAGGAGATATTAAGCATCTTAAAATGATTTTTAATATTCGTAGTAAAGTTTATCAGCCAAGAGGTGACATACTAGATCGATGTTCATTAACGAATGTAGTTTCGGTTGTAGGTGCTCATACTTGGTGTATTGTGTTACTTTTTAATCAGCATAAAGAATTTTCTGGATCATGGATTGTTGACGCTATGTGGGAGAAAATTTTTAATTTAAGTGACCAAGATGACTTTAAAAAAGCCTGCTCTCGTTCAACAGCTAAAAATATCACATATGATGTGACAAATATTTACAAAATCCTTACTAAGTATAAAGCTTTTAATAATGCGGGCCAGTATAAGATAAAAAGTCAAGAATTAAAACCAGTCATTGCTGAAGTTACTACAGACGAATCAATGGGTAACCAAAGTTATATATTAAACCATAAAAATCCAAATCCACTCTGGTCTATGGAACTCGATAAAATTTTAAGACCACTACTGCAATTTCCAAATTTAACTTCAGTTAAAGAGCATAAGCTTTTGAATGAACTTTACAAAAAACTTAATTTAAAAGACTTTACACAAACCTATTGTTGTTTAAAAACAACTAAAGCTGATAGCTTAATTTATAACGAAGAGAATTTAGGAGATTATCAAAATTTGTTTGAGATTATAGATATGTGTATTTCTTTAATGGATGAGCATTTAATGAAAGTTCCTTTCTAATAAATTGTAAAAAAAGTAAAGTCGATTAAATGCTAGGATAAGCAAATTTAAGTTCCAAATTTTGCAACAGTATTTCTTTTTGATATAATTTTAGCAGTAGTTTTTTTAGAGATGCTTAAAGATGTCATTTGTATATAAAAAAATAGCTATTATTGGAAAGCATCATAAAAAAGAAGTTGGTGAAACTATACAGGGATTATGCTCTCAACTAAATGATTTGGGTTTAGATGTGATAATCGAGCGTGAATCTAGTCATAACCTAGCTTTAAAAGACACCCCAAAAATGTGCCTGAAAGATATAGCTTTAAACTGTGATGTTGCCATAATAATAGGTGGTGATGGAAATTTTCTGCAAGTATCTAGAGTTTTGGCATTATATAGCAATATACCAGTTATAGGCGTTAACAAAGGTAAGCTTGGATTTTTAACGACTATTACATCTGATAGTAAGGGGTTACAAGGTGATCTAATAGATATTTTAAAAGGTAAAAGCGCTCTTTCTAAGATGGCTATGTTAAAGTGTCAAGTTGATAACATTGAGGCTCCATTAGAAGCTTCAATAGCCTTAAACGAAATAGCTATAACAGCTAGTAGAGGCCGGATGTTTGGGTTGAAAGTTTTTATTGATGGCGGCTATGCTTTTGACCAAAGAGGTGATGGGTTAATAGTAGCTACACCGACAGGTTCTACAGCCCATGCAATGTCAGCAGGTGGACCAATACTTAACCCTAATCAAAACAGTATGGTTTTGGTACCAGTGTGCTCACATTCATTAAATAGCAGACCACTAGTAATTTCAGACGATAGTATTATAGATATTTATATAACTGATTATAATAATCCTGAACCTGTACTAAGTATAGATGGGCGTCATGATATTATTTTAAAGTCAGAGCAAAAAATTACTATTAGAAAAGCTAGTAAAAAGGTTTCTGTGCTTCATACAGAAAACTATAATTATTATGATACTTTACGTGAAAAATTAGGTTGGGGTAAGGTGTTGTTTTAGATGTAAAAGCTTAGACTTAAGTGAGTCTAAGCTTTTTTAGTTATCTTAAATTAAAACTTTTTATAGAAAGGTTTTTCATACCTTTTCCCTCTTAGATGTTTTTTAAAAATAATTTACTTGAATGGTAGACATATAGGATTTGATTGTAAACTAAATGTGTTTAGCTCTAATTGCAAACCCAATATCTTGTCTATAAGCTACGGGACTCTATTTATCTATATCAACAGTTTAACCAGTGTTATAATTAAAGCATAAGAATTTTTACTGAGAAATTAACTTGATTACTTTAGGAAACTATCATAATTTAAGAGTTATAGATGTTCGTGAGTATATATTACATCTTGATGCTGTAGAATTAGGCATTGCAACTTTACTTAAAAAAGAGTTGGAAAATGATTTGAGTGTAGGAGATACTATAAATGTATTTTTATACGAAAATTCTAAGTCTGAGCTTATGGCTACTACAAAAAAAGTAGCAGTTGTTGGTGAAATTGCTTTTTTACCAGTCAAATCAATTATTAATATAGGAGCGTTTCTAGATTGGGGTTTAGATAAAGATTTGCTTGTACCTTTAGCTGAGCAACATAGACCTTTTGAGCTTGGGAAATCATATTTAGTATATATCTACCGTGATAAAGTAAATGGTAGGCTTATAGCTTCTTCTAAGATAAACAAATTTATATCAGATTTTGATGATAGTGATTTTAAGCTTAATCAAGAGGTTAACCTGATTATAGGGAACTCAACTGATATCGGTTATAAAGCAATCATAAATAATACTCATTGGGGTGTACTATACAAAAATGAAGTATTTCAAAGGTTAAGCTTTGGGCAATCTACGAAGGGCTATATTAAATCTATCCGTAAAGATGGTCGAATAGATTTAAGTTTGCAACAATTAGTATATAAAGACCTTGCTAAGAATGCTCAAAAAATATACGACTATTTAGTTTCTAAAGGTGGTTTTGTAGCATTTCATGATAAGTTAGACCCTGTTCTTATAAAAAAAGAATTTGGTATTAGTAAATCATCATTTAAAAAAGCTATAGGTAGCTTATTTAAAAGTAAGAAAATCCTGATAAAAGCAGATGGAATTTATTTGTCTTCATAAGCTAAAAAAGTTCTACTAAAATTATTATTATAAAAACTGTGATAAAAATTGCGGATATAAATTCTATTTTTTTTATAGCTTTAAAAAACATTTCTCTTAATTTATTATTGCCAAAAAATATAGCTACTGTACAAAACCAAATCGCAGTAGTTAAAGTTATACATAACCAGACAGCAATTTTTTCAAAGCTGGTTAGCTCATCAACTAAGCTTAGCATAGAGCTGAAAAATACAACCACTTTAGCATTAGCAAGATTGGTGAAAGCTCCATTTAAAAAAAACTTGAAAGCTGGACGCTCTTCAAGTTGATATAAGTTTTTTATGTATTGTTCGGCATTGGAGTTTTGTGGACTTTTTGTGAAAACGTTTTTATAGAGATTAAAAGCTAAATAAGCTAAATAAGCTACTCCAACTAATATGATAAATTTAAATAAAATAGGTTCTTTGTAGAGTAAAAATGAGCCAAACCAGTATACAAAGAAAGTATTTAGGAATATTCCAGAAGCTACTCCCAAGGCAGTATAAATACCATATTTTTGCCCAAATTTGATAGAGTTGCTAATAGTTACAAAGAAATCTGGACCTGGTAGAAT
Proteins encoded:
- a CDS encoding ABC transporter ATP-binding protein, which encodes MPKEKALEIVNLSKIYKSGLKAVDEISFNVEKGDFFALLGPNGAGKSTTLGMISSLVNKTSGKIKIFGYDIDTNFNQARKHLGFMAQEINLNIFETPISILITQAGFFGISKKQAKPYAEELLKKVDLYDKRNTQVRFLSGGMKRRLMVIRALIHKPKLLILDEPTAGVDVELRNSLWEMISQFHKEGLTVILTTHYLEEAESMCNHIALIHKGKLHINTDMKTFLKSADKHTYIFDLKSKCNDDIQLESGIAKLIDDYTLEVEVSRGAVLNNIFSELSTKHNLEVLDVRTKSAKLEQLFIEVARNK
- a CDS encoding ABC transporter permease; the protein is MSIRDYWIMYVTIFNRESKRIFRIWPQTLLPSVITIVLYFLIFGKVVGARIGDMHDGITYMQYITPGLIIMAVIQNSYGNVVSSFFGIRFSRAIEELLVSPVNNHIIVLGYISGGIFRGFLVGVFVSIAAFILGGFTTIHSFVLVLAGFIFCGALFSLGGLLNAIFSQKFDDTTIFPTFVLTPLIYLGGVFYDINNLSGFWHFLSACNPLFYIVDFVRYGFIGISTVNPYIAFSAIVIFTFVLYYLAWYLLNKGIRLKP
- a CDS encoding glycosyltransferase family 2 protein; the encoded protein is MDKKNLLTSIIIPVKDESEGLEQLFSRLIPIAEQLPTKYELIFVNDGSTDSTLELLLEKQKNHNEIKIVDLSRNFGKESALYAGFANCNGDAAISIDADLQDPPELILEMVDYWLKGYEVVTAVRENRDTDTAAKKGSAGLFYKLMNRISETKLTPNAGDYRLLNRAAINAFLELKEKVRFNKGLLSWIGFHEKLVYHTREGRAAGQTKWNYWKLFKFSIDGITSFSKAPLEIWSYLGVFIALMSFVYGSFIILKSLIFGISVPGYPSLVTFILFFSGLQMIGIGMLGSYIGRIFIETKQRPLYIVRKVYSGGKTN
- a CDS encoding NAD(+)/NADH kinase, producing MSFVYKKIAIIGKHHKKEVGETIQGLCSQLNDLGLDVIIERESSHNLALKDTPKMCLKDIALNCDVAIIIGGDGNFLQVSRVLALYSNIPVIGVNKGKLGFLTTITSDSKGLQGDLIDILKGKSALSKMAMLKCQVDNIEAPLEASIALNEIAITASRGRMFGLKVFIDGGYAFDQRGDGLIVATPTGSTAHAMSAGGPILNPNQNSMVLVPVCSHSLNSRPLVISDDSIIDIYITDYNNPEPVLSIDGRHDIILKSEQKITIRKASKKVSVLHTENYNYYDTLREKLGWGKVLF
- a CDS encoding CvfB family protein; this encodes MITLGNYHNLRVIDVREYILHLDAVELGIATLLKKELENDLSVGDTINVFLYENSKSELMATTKKVAVVGEIAFLPVKSIINIGAFLDWGLDKDLLVPLAEQHRPFELGKSYLVYIYRDKVNGRLIASSKINKFISDFDDSDFKLNQEVNLIIGNSTDIGYKAIINNTHWGVLYKNEVFQRLSFGQSTKGYIKSIRKDGRIDLSLQQLVYKDLAKNAQKIYDYLVSKGGFVAFHDKLDPVLIKKEFGISKSSFKKAIGSLFKSKKILIKADGIYLSS
- a CDS encoding LysE family transporter, with protein sequence MLIFLTIIALQISCLILPGPDFFVTISNSIKFGQKYGIYTALGVASGIFLNTFFVYWFGSFLLYKEPILFKFIILVGVAYLAYLAFNLYKNVFTKSPQNSNAEQYIKNLYQLEERPAFKFFLNGAFTNLANAKVVVFFSSMLSLVDELTSFEKIAVWLCITLTTAIWFCTVAIFFGNNKLREMFFKAIKKIEFISAIFITVFIIIILVELF